In the genome of Sneathia sanguinegens, one region contains:
- the nusB gene encoding transcription antitermination factor NusB, producing MEQRKIREEIFKILFEHELVSSNIFERTKQFLEENKLSNSKEEFINRFMKEYSENEQELVTGLKKYLKTWSFERLGVVEKVLLKMSYYEIVLKKEEYEIVINEAVELAKIYGDVKTRQFINGVLADLVKEMR from the coding sequence ATGGAACAAAGAAAAATAAGAGAAGAAATTTTTAAAATATTATTTGAGCATGAATTAGTATCTTCTAATATTTTTGAAAGAACAAAACAATTTTTAGAAGAAAATAAACTTAGTAATTCAAAAGAAGAATTTATAAATCGTTTCATGAAAGAATATAGTGAAAATGAACAAGAGCTAGTAACTGGCTTGAAAAAGTATCTTAAAACATGGTCTTTTGAAAGATTAGGAGTAGTTGAAAAAGTTCTTTTAAAAATGTCATACTATGAAATTGTTTTGAAAAAAGAGGAATATGAAATTGTAATAAATGAAGCAGTTGAGCTTGCAAAAATATATGGAGATGTAAAAACTAGACAATTTATAAATGGTGTATTAGCTGATTTAGTTAAAGAAATGAGATAA
- a CDS encoding PP2C family protein-serine/threonine phosphatase, producing the protein MEKVIVFSNKEKTLIEIKKSTSYENIILDLGDLDIDPPFLNYILKIFRLLKSNKQKVVFISKKGLNNEMNKYFRFFQSLDEYRKMKIFTNFTIKIYLSNTYLRDLLRDTFVSNGFLTKEREELKFLNKEHDSKDRDIYIINFEKYQSEKLNEIKKIKAKNQNCKIVLLIDKQMAYRALRTVKLGVDSIIEKPVNIDEILATVKNLAMQSRLQKENEELNRKIEKELALASDIQKNLLPEKNIEFNGYRVEYLFQPSQKIGGDFCDVLKLDENRLAIIFADISGHGIPAALLSTMLKSLVVTEIKKYMKTNELLEKLNERIINIFPDGKFVSLFYLIIDSAKNTFTYCKGSQEPALLLRNNKVEKLETEGQVLGIFSKKNFPDLVNFEEKSMEFKKDDVILLYTDGITEAHNENGYYGDEHLEKVFLKEKQDIYKIKESLNEYILEDDLTLLTIWRDNENI; encoded by the coding sequence ATGGAAAAGGTAATTGTATTTTCAAACAAAGAGAAAACTTTAATTGAAATAAAAAAATCAACTTCATATGAGAATATTATTTTAGACTTAGGGGATTTAGATATAGATCCCCCATTCTTAAATTATATACTAAAAATTTTTAGATTATTAAAAAGTAATAAGCAGAAAGTTGTCTTTATTTCAAAAAAAGGTCTTAATAATGAAATGAATAAATATTTTAGATTTTTTCAAAGTCTAGATGAATATAGAAAAATGAAGATATTTACAAATTTTACAATTAAGATCTACTTATCCAATACCTATTTAAGAGATTTATTAAGAGATACCTTTGTATCCAATGGCTTCTTAACTAAGGAAAGAGAAGAATTAAAATTTTTAAATAAGGAACATGATTCTAAGGATAGGGATATATATATTATAAATTTTGAAAAATATCAAAGTGAAAAATTAAATGAAATAAAAAAAATAAAGGCAAAGAATCAAAATTGCAAAATAGTCCTATTAATAGATAAACAAATGGCATATAGGGCATTGAGAACTGTAAAATTAGGTGTGGATAGTATAATAGAAAAACCTGTAAATATAGATGAAATTTTAGCTACTGTGAAAAATTTAGCTATGCAAAGTAGGTTACAAAAAGAAAATGAAGAATTGAATAGAAAAATAGAAAAAGAATTAGCCTTGGCAAGTGATATACAAAAGAATTTATTACCTGAAAAAAATATAGAATTTAATGGCTATAGGGTAGAGTATTTATTTCAACCATCTCAAAAAATTGGTGGAGATTTTTGTGATGTTTTAAAGCTAGATGAAAATAGACTTGCAATAATTTTTGCAGATATTTCAGGACATGGAATCCCAGCAGCCTTATTATCAACTATGCTTAAAAGTCTAGTAGTTACTGAAATAAAGAAATATATGAAAACTAATGAATTATTAGAAAAATTAAATGAAAGAATTATAAATATTTTTCCTGATGGAAAATTTGTTAGCCTATTTTATTTGATTATAGATAGTGCAAAAAATACTTTTACTTATTGTAAAGGTTCACAAGAACCCGCCTTATTATTAAGAAATAATAAAGTGGAAAAATTGGAAACTGAAGGACAAGTTTTAGGAATATTTTCAAAGAAAAATTTTCCAGATCTAGTTAATTTTGAAGAAAAAAGTATGGAATTTAAGAAGGATGATGTTATTTTACTCTATACAGATGGTATAACAGAAGCACATAATGAAAATGGCTATTATGGAGATGAACATTTAGAAAAAGTATTTTTAAAAGAAAAACAGGATATATATAAAATAAAGGAAAGTTTAAATGAATATATTTTAGAAGATGATTTAACCTTACTTACAATTTGGAGAGATAATGAAAATATATAA
- a CDS encoding heavy metal translocating P-type ATPase translates to MKIYKVIGMSCKACAVKIEENLEKNGVKFKLNFIAEKLVIENKNGIDVVKVVENLGYKLVEDTEKVEEKEVNLGLVGVLSIISMSLAMSSIKNSGYFQLLLSLIVIFLSKDILFLGIKSIIKLTFTMYSLISLGVLISFVYSVYNLIILKTNLIYFDSTCMILFVVLLGKKIEKKLKKNTNKAIENLTSIIPDKGEVKIGDILTLNKDSIASFDGKILEGFGIFDEKLITGESKQKIKRKNDRVYAGCKLIDGNIKYIIDLKKEDMVIYRIKNMLELACKIQSPLTNFTDKLTKVFVPIVILISFFTYVIGRNINNAICVLLISCPCAIGLSIPICLIVIVGSLAKKNILIKDGSAILNSIKIDKIVFDKTGTLTKGKPIVKDISINAEDIEYVYNMEKNLSHPIAKSIKEYLKKNYVVEDKDINVRNYQGLGVGYSDYLVGSINLMLRKGIDVSKINNKYKDLSKEGKTVILISKYKEIRGLITLIDDINDNAPLFINYCKKNNIDMSILSGDNRYTTKYIADKLGIEKYNFEVLPYEKSKYIEDILEKDKVVAMVGDGINDIVAINNANIGIAINKGAIPTLETSDVVINDLMDITILQKYSKLCLRYIKENLFFTVIYNIFGIMIATGILGIQLTPMIASICMMLSSISVLLNTLRLKRSCNR, encoded by the coding sequence ATGAAAATATATAAGGTAATTGGCATGAGTTGTAAGGCTTGTGCAGTAAAAATAGAAGAAAATTTGGAAAAAAATGGTGTAAAATTCAAGCTAAATTTTATTGCAGAAAAGCTTGTTATAGAAAATAAAAATGGTATAGATGTAGTAAAAGTTGTAGAAAATTTAGGCTATAAATTAGTTGAAGATACTGAAAAAGTGGAGGAAAAAGAAGTAAATTTAGGTCTTGTTGGAGTACTTTCTATTATATCAATGAGTTTAGCAATGTCTTCAATAAAAAATAGTGGATATTTTCAATTACTTCTAAGTTTAATTGTAATATTTTTATCAAAAGACATATTATTTCTTGGTATAAAGAGTATAATTAAGTTGACCTTTACTATGTATTCATTAATTAGTTTGGGAGTACTAATTTCTTTTGTATATAGTGTATACAATTTAATTATTTTAAAAACTAATCTAATATATTTTGATAGTACCTGTATGATTTTATTCGTGGTGCTATTAGGAAAAAAGATAGAAAAGAAATTAAAGAAAAATACAAATAAGGCTATAGAAAATTTAACTAGTATCATTCCTGATAAAGGAGAGGTTAAAATAGGAGATATATTAACCTTGAATAAGGATTCTATTGCGAGCTTTGATGGGAAAATATTAGAAGGTTTTGGTATATTTGATGAAAAATTAATAACAGGTGAAAGTAAACAAAAGATAAAAAGAAAAAATGATAGAGTTTATGCAGGTTGTAAATTAATAGATGGGAATATAAAATATATTATAGATTTAAAAAAAGAAGATATGGTGATTTATAGAATAAAAAATATGCTAGAATTAGCTTGTAAAATACAGTCACCACTTACTAATTTTACAGATAAATTAACAAAAGTATTTGTTCCAATAGTAATATTAATATCTTTTTTTACCTATGTAATAGGTAGAAATATTAATAATGCAATATGTGTTCTTTTAATTTCTTGCCCTTGTGCAATAGGCCTATCTATACCTATTTGTTTGATAGTAATAGTTGGTAGTTTAGCTAAAAAAAATATATTAATTAAAGATGGAAGTGCAATATTAAATTCAATTAAAATAGATAAAATAGTATTTGATAAAACAGGGACTTTAACAAAAGGGAAACCTATTGTAAAAGATATTTCAATAAATGCTGAAGATATAGAGTATGTATATAATATGGAGAAAAATTTATCACATCCTATAGCAAAATCAATTAAGGAATATTTAAAGAAAAATTATGTAGTAGAAGATAAGGATATTAATGTTAGAAATTATCAAGGCCTTGGTGTGGGATATTCAGATTATCTTGTAGGTAGCATAAATCTTATGCTAAGGAAGGGCATAGATGTAAGTAAAATAAATAATAAATATAAGGACTTGTCAAAAGAGGGTAAAACTGTTATACTAATATCTAAATACAAAGAAATTAGAGGTTTAATTACATTAATAGATGATATTAATGATAATGCCCCTTTATTTATTAATTATTGTAAAAAAAACAATATAGATATGAGTATACTAAGTGGAGATAATAGGTATACTACAAAATATATTGCAGATAAATTAGGTATAGAAAAATATAATTTTGAGGTTTTACCTTATGAAAAGAGTAAATATATCGAAGATATTCTTGAAAAAGATAAAGTTGTAGCTATGGTGGGCGATGGAATAAATGATATCGTAGCAATCAATAATGCAAATATAGGGATAGCTATTAATAAGGGAGCTATACCAACTTTGGAAACTAGCGATGTTGTAATAAATGACTTAATGGATATTACTATATTACAAAAATATAGCAAACTTTGTCTTAGATATATTAAAGAAAATCTTTTTTTTACAGTGATATATAATATATTTGGGATAATGATAGCAACAGGTATATTGGGTATTCAATTGACACCAATGATAGCCTCTATATGTATGATGTTAAGTTCAATATCAGTTTTGTTAAATACATTAAGATTAAAAAGGAGTTGTAATAGATGA
- the guaA gene encoding glutamine-hydrolyzing GMP synthase, whose translation MREKILIIDYGSQYSQLIARRIREMEVYCEITSRVDVNKIGNDVKGIIFSGGPASVYEENSPSVDKKIFDLNIPILGICYGMQLITYLNGGMVEKSNKREFGKATLEIIEEGNPLFKGVPKESLVWMSHGDHITKMAKGFRTIAKTSSSNAAVCNDNKVYALQFHPEVLHSQYGKNMIENFIFDICKIEKNWKMGDVIKEKIEDIKKKTKGEKVLLGLSGGVDSSVAALLINKAIGDKLVCVFVDTGLLRKDEAIKVKKQYESIDSFNIVFVDAKKRFLEKLKGVVDPEEKRKIIGKEFIEVFNEQAKKLQEEKEIKFLAQGTIYPDVIESASEDGLSHTIKSHHNVGGLPKDCKFELIEPLRNLFKDEVRKLGKNLGLCDDLIKRHPFPGPGLGIRVIEEVTEEKVKLLQEADDIFIEELIKNGLYDKVSQAFVVLLPVKTVGVMGDVRTYEYVVAIRAVNTIDFMTATFSKLPYEFLEIVSNRIVNEVRGVNRVVYDISSKPAATIEWE comes from the coding sequence ATGAGAGAAAAAATATTAATTATTGATTATGGTTCACAATATAGCCAATTAATTGCAAGAAGAATTAGAGAAATGGAAGTGTACTGTGAAATCACATCAAGAGTTGATGTTAATAAGATAGGAAACGATGTAAAGGGAATAATTTTTTCAGGAGGACCAGCTTCAGTATATGAAGAAAATTCACCTAGTGTAGATAAAAAAATATTTGATTTAAATATACCAATATTAGGTATATGTTATGGTATGCAATTAATAACATATTTAAATGGTGGAATGGTTGAAAAATCAAATAAAAGAGAATTTGGTAAAGCAACATTAGAAATTATAGAAGAAGGAAATCCTTTATTTAAAGGTGTACCTAAAGAATCTTTAGTTTGGATGAGTCATGGAGATCATATTACAAAAATGGCAAAAGGATTTAGAACTATTGCTAAAACAAGTTCATCTAATGCTGCAGTTTGTAATGATAATAAGGTATACGCTCTACAATTTCATCCTGAAGTTCTTCATTCACAATATGGTAAGAATATGATAGAAAATTTCATATTTGACATATGTAAAATAGAAAAGAATTGGAAAATGGGAGATGTAATAAAGGAAAAAATAGAAGATATTAAGAAAAAAACTAAGGGAGAAAAAGTTTTATTAGGTTTATCTGGAGGAGTTGATTCATCTGTTGCAGCATTATTGATTAATAAGGCAATAGGAGATAAATTAGTTTGTGTCTTTGTGGATACAGGCTTATTAAGAAAAGATGAAGCAATAAAAGTTAAAAAGCAATATGAGAGCATAGATAGCTTTAATATAGTTTTTGTAGATGCTAAAAAGAGATTCTTAGAAAAATTAAAAGGTGTAGTAGACCCTGAAGAAAAAAGAAAGATAATAGGTAAAGAATTTATAGAAGTATTCAATGAACAAGCTAAAAAATTACAAGAAGAAAAAGAAATTAAATTTTTAGCACAAGGAACTATATATCCAGATGTAATAGAATCTGCTAGTGAAGATGGCTTATCACATACTATTAAGTCACACCATAATGTTGGAGGGCTACCAAAAGATTGTAAATTTGAATTGATAGAACCACTAAGAAACTTATTTAAAGATGAAGTAAGAAAGTTAGGTAAAAATTTAGGTTTATGTGATGATTTGATAAAAAGACATCCTTTCCCAGGACCTGGTTTAGGTATTAGAGTAATAGAAGAGGTTACTGAAGAAAAAGTTAAACTATTACAAGAAGCAGATGATATATTTATAGAAGAATTAATAAAAAATGGACTATATGATAAGGTAAGTCAAGCTTTTGTAGTGCTATTACCTGTTAAAACAGTAGGTGTTATGGGAGATGTTAGAACATATGAATATGTAGTTGCAATAAGGGCAGTAAATACTATTGATTTTATGACAGCAACATTCTCAAAATTACCTTATGAATTTTTAGAAATAGTTTCAAATAGAATAGTTAATGAAGTTAGAGGCGTAAATAGAGTAGTTTATGATATTTCATCTAAGCCTGCAGCAACAATTGAGTGGGAGTAA
- a CDS encoding helix-turn-helix domain-containing protein: MDKNMNKKALANACELSPATISKMGRGEFVSMDVLYRIGTKLGVDFGDMVSIIEQKK, translated from the coding sequence ATAGACAAAAATATGAATAAAAAAGCTTTAGCAAATGCTTGTGAATTATCTCCTGCAACTATATCCAAAATGGGCAGAGGAGAGTTTGTTAGCATGGATGTTTTATATCGTATCGGAACCAAATTAGGTGTTGATTTTGGAGATATGGTTTCAATTATAGAGCAAAAGAAATAA
- a CDS encoding ORF6N domain-containing protein: MEVFISEDKNLVIVDNKEIQNIIYTIRGKKVMVDSDLAELYKVTTGNLNKAMKKNLSRFPEHFCFQLKELEYENLRFQNGSSNFNNNYGGRRYMPYVFTEQGIAMLFAVLKSDVAVEVSIKIMNSFVEMRRFLISNQELFSRLDRIELKQLETDKKLEEVFNYLATNTEVK, translated from the coding sequence ATGGAGGTATTTATCTCAGAAGATAAAAATCTCGTCATTGTTGACAATAAAGAAATACAGAATATTATTTATACCATTAGAGGCAAAAAGGTAATGGTTGATAGTGATCTCGCAGAATTATATAAAGTTACTACTGGCAATTTAAATAAAGCGATGAAAAAAAATTTATCAAGATTTCCAGAACACTTTTGTTTTCAATTAAAGGAACTTGAATATGAAAACTTGAGATTCCAAAATGGAAGCTCAAATTTCAATAATAATTATGGTGGCAGAAGATATATGCCATATGTATTTACAGAACAAGGTATCGCCATGCTTTTTGCTGTTCTTAAAAGTGATGTAGCAGTCGAAGTCAGTATTAAAATTATGAATAGCTTTGTGGAGATGAGAAGATTTTTGATTTCCAATCAAGAGCTGTTTTCAAGATTGGATAGGATTGAGTTAAAGCAATTGGAAACAGATAAGAAGCTGGAAGAAGTATTTAATTATTTAGCTACCAATACTGAGGTTAAGTAA